A genomic stretch from Rubripirellula reticaptiva includes:
- a CDS encoding DinB family protein has protein sequence MDAKELARLAIASADQICMSYLADLSDADLLHRPIKGTNHINWQVGHLIASEHMLGEMVQAGSMPALPDGFAEKYAKETASSDDQASFATKEELLAAKQVQRDGMLSLLDKLPVEDLSNPSPEQMRSFFPNLASLILSADSHWLMHAGQWAIVRRSLGKPPLF, from the coding sequence ATGGATGCTAAAGAACTCGCTCGACTCGCGATTGCATCAGCCGATCAAATTTGCATGTCGTATCTCGCAGACCTCTCCGATGCCGACCTCCTGCACCGTCCGATCAAAGGCACCAACCACATCAACTGGCAAGTCGGTCACCTGATTGCGTCCGAACACATGCTTGGCGAAATGGTCCAGGCTGGTTCGATGCCAGCACTGCCGGACGGATTCGCAGAAAAATACGCTAAGGAAACCGCCTCTAGTGATGACCAGGCAAGCTTTGCGACCAAGGAAGAACTGCTGGCGGCGAAACAAGTCCAACGTGACGGCATGCTCAGCCTGCTAGATAAACTGCCAGTCGAAGACCTATCCAACCCGTCGCCGGAACAAATGCGTTCATTCTTTCCAAACCTAGCGTCGCTGATTTTGTCAGCTGACAGCCACTGGTTGATGCATGCCGGACAATGGGCAATCGTACGACGATCGCTGGGCAAGCCACCGTTGTTCTAA
- a CDS encoding ExbD/TolR family protein has translation MAVQIKRSSVASTLSLTPLIDVVFLLLIFFLVTSEFEDEERRLDIVLPSATSAVPMTAKPREVVVDIDAEGTVYIGGKPTSIDLLQSLLESAVANNPTNQTVVIRADREATFQPVVNVMDVCNRAGISDYSVTTQEGPGS, from the coding sequence ATGGCTGTGCAAATCAAGCGATCATCCGTTGCCAGCACGCTTAGTCTGACGCCTCTTATTGATGTCGTATTTCTGTTGCTGATTTTCTTTTTGGTGACCAGCGAATTCGAGGACGAAGAAAGACGCTTGGACATCGTTTTGCCATCCGCGACCAGCGCGGTCCCGATGACAGCAAAGCCTCGCGAGGTCGTGGTTGATATTGATGCCGAAGGAACGGTTTACATCGGCGGTAAACCGACGTCGATTGATTTGTTGCAGTCTTTGTTGGAATCAGCGGTGGCTAACAATCCGACTAACCAAACGGTTGTGATCCGCGCCGATCGTGAGGCAACTTTTCAACCGGTCGTTAACGTGATGGACGTATGCAACCGAGCCGGAATCAGCGACTACAGCGTGACTACTCAAGAAGGACCGGGATCGTGA
- a CDS encoding MotA/TolQ/ExbB proton channel family protein — protein sequence MNESISIRNRVWWCALVVCVAVSMQAIFASQMAAQDFDGQVDASEIESIMNDQPAEVASEGAVPSGIDLLTLISRGGAFMIPIGIMSFLVVALAVERFVSLRRRRIIPNRLRKRLDEMLDPADRFDPAAAYQTCLDFPSPAARVVQAMLKRTGQPLADVERAAMETIEREADSQASPIRWLTLAAAATPLMGLLGTVWGMIVAFHESTTLTADRSRSEQLSEGIYTALVTTLAGLIVAIPAAMLALYLENRLIKLFHRVEQLAFDVAPGLVRFMGRNQLTADGKLKKFDGQTVSSASSTSLPPTPPPRTSGKPRDEARTG from the coding sequence ATGAATGAGTCTATATCGATACGAAACCGGGTTTGGTGGTGTGCGTTGGTTGTTTGCGTGGCAGTCAGCATGCAAGCGATATTTGCAAGCCAGATGGCCGCTCAAGATTTCGATGGTCAAGTCGATGCATCGGAGATCGAGTCGATCATGAATGATCAGCCGGCTGAAGTGGCGTCCGAGGGAGCGGTCCCGTCCGGGATCGACTTGTTGACGCTGATTTCACGCGGTGGCGCATTCATGATTCCGATCGGGATCATGAGTTTCTTGGTGGTTGCCCTGGCCGTGGAGAGATTCGTCAGCTTGCGCCGTCGAAGAATCATTCCCAATCGACTTCGCAAGCGATTGGATGAAATGCTTGATCCGGCTGATCGGTTTGATCCGGCAGCCGCGTATCAAACCTGTCTAGACTTTCCGTCGCCGGCGGCGCGTGTCGTTCAGGCGATGTTGAAGCGGACGGGGCAACCGCTAGCGGATGTTGAGCGAGCTGCGATGGAAACGATCGAACGAGAGGCCGATTCACAGGCCTCGCCTATTCGCTGGTTGACGTTGGCCGCGGCCGCGACACCGTTAATGGGTTTGTTGGGAACGGTTTGGGGGATGATCGTGGCGTTTCACGAATCAACGACGCTGACAGCCGACCGAAGTCGCAGCGAGCAGTTGTCCGAAGGAATCTACACGGCGCTGGTCACGACGTTGGCAGGATTGATTGTTGCGATCCCAGCGGCAATGTTGGCGTTGTACTTGGAAAACCGTTTGATCAAGTTGTTTCATCGTGTCGAGCAGTTGGCGTTCGATGTGGCACCAGGGTTAGTTCGTTTTATGGGACGAAATCAATTGACCGCAGACGGTAAACTGAAAAAGTTTGATGGACAGACGGTCTCTTCAGCTTCCTCCACTTCGTTGCCGCCCACACCGCCGCCACGAACCAGTGGTAAGCCACGTGACGAAGCAAGAACGGGGTAG
- a CDS encoding NAD-dependent epimerase/dehydratase family protein: MTAKNCLITGGAGFIGSHLAEHLLADGFQVTIVDDLSTGRATNLADIIDHRNLTYIEGTVADPAIVAEQVDRADRVYHLAAAVGVALIAAQPIQTIERNIYPTQLILNRLGERASKGDRVPCFIASTSEVYGKNPKEVWTEEDDLVFGSTTKPRWSYGVTKAIDEFLALAFFKETGLPAVVGRFFNVVGPRQTGAYGMVLPRFVDAALRGEPLVIHDDGQQIRCFAHVDDVVGAVIKLVDTPTAAGRVYNIGSDVPVSILQLAQRVIDRVNPQATIDFQSYADAYDESFEDIRRRVPDLTRISETIGYKATLDLDAIIDSVAAHQRSH, encoded by the coding sequence GTGACTGCGAAAAATTGCCTCATCACCGGCGGCGCCGGATTCATCGGCTCTCACCTCGCCGAACACTTACTTGCCGATGGCTTCCAAGTCACGATCGTTGACGACTTGTCGACCGGCCGCGCGACCAACTTGGCCGACATCATCGATCACCGAAACTTGACGTACATCGAAGGCACCGTCGCCGATCCGGCGATCGTTGCCGAACAGGTCGACCGAGCCGATCGCGTCTATCACTTGGCCGCCGCGGTCGGCGTCGCGCTGATTGCCGCGCAGCCGATCCAAACGATTGAGCGCAACATCTATCCGACTCAGTTGATTCTCAATCGGCTAGGTGAGAGAGCTTCCAAAGGCGATCGAGTTCCCTGCTTCATCGCCAGCACGAGCGAGGTGTACGGCAAGAACCCCAAAGAAGTCTGGACCGAAGAAGATGACCTGGTATTCGGATCGACTACGAAGCCGCGCTGGAGCTATGGCGTCACGAAGGCGATCGATGAATTCCTTGCTCTGGCATTTTTCAAAGAGACCGGCTTGCCAGCTGTTGTGGGCAGGTTCTTCAATGTGGTTGGACCGCGACAAACGGGCGCCTATGGCATGGTGTTGCCTCGGTTTGTCGACGCGGCCTTGCGAGGCGAACCGCTTGTGATCCATGACGATGGACAACAAATTCGGTGCTTCGCGCACGTCGATGACGTTGTTGGTGCCGTTATCAAGTTGGTCGACACACCGACCGCAGCAGGACGCGTCTACAACATCGGCAGCGACGTGCCGGTGTCGATCCTGCAACTGGCCCAGCGCGTGATCGATCGCGTGAACCCCCAAGCGACGATCGACTTCCAATCGTACGCAGACGCGTACGACGAATCATTCGAAGACATCCGCCGCCGCGTGCCCGACCTGACTCGAATCAGCGAGACGATCGGATACAAAGCCACGCTGGACCTGGATGCGATCATCGATTCCGTCGCCGCACACCAACGATCCCATTAG
- a CDS encoding tetratricopeptide repeat protein codes for MNRLTALGVGLALALVPVTNVVVSQDKADQSSEYQADEAAMALYADAANFQTGGAIDLAIQGWQSYLKEFPDHSMAANAAHYLGVCYMQTESPDYVAASDAFRKALESKDYDLREESLANQGWCLYASAGEGENRDKARLKQSLEVYQSLRKEFPKSRFLDRAIFYCGESAYGMGDAAKAIEYYNELLALPNAKESSLRCDALYARGVAQGDLDKFSDAMSSFQQLLNSCAESSLVTDVHLRLGDLAILRGEHAKAVESFDKAFESTKSEEDQAYAVFRQAFALVQADRPAEAAAKYEKLLSDFPDSQYAASATLASAQSIYRSGDIDEAGKRFAKVLDQKNVAAATEASHWLARIAIDRGKPAIATAVARAQIAKGIEGDFAMDVRLDLAEALSLDPKTIGESLALFEKAYRDSPENRLAPRALYNAAFSALQMNQPDKALELASEFINKFPSDMLLPDVKFVAAEGQLLTGNPAEAVTMYRELISSAKKDNVQRPIWVLRAATTTNATGKFDDSIKLLESEMDSFVSSAEKAEAQMLIGQAGMMAKRPEDAAKAFAAAASLDPKGPRADEAMLMVGQANLASGDSEAAIGIWNQMIQENPKSRMSDQARYKLAQVASSEEQFDRAISFFDQILQSDQDPGLLPYAQYGKAFAQLQAGDYQSALTSVDAMINRYKTHPLLAEATLTRGITLRNLGKYDRARVDLETFLAIPPRGTNLGHVLYELSLIDQAEKQPGKAAENLQRLVAEVPDYPSMDKVLYELGWSMQENGDNAGAVKHFTALITKYPETPLVAEASYFIGQQNYGASKWKDAASLFATAADKTSDAELSEKALYRLGWSRFKTGDYEDAEKAFLQQAAKHPEGRLSFDGLMMAGESRFKKGDYKEALAGFGKSRQRIQSNDENSTSIRDAAERQVRELALLHGGQSAAQLKQWDEAIGWYEELRKRFPATDYLPQVFYETGFAYQQKQQSEEALKFFGEVADNYRNELAARARFMMGEIYFGERKFDKAIPEFQRVMFGFGAEKAPDSIANWQAKSGFEAGRCGELLSQVTKTAAAKEKAVQIAQGFYDYVVEKHPDHELAEKSRQRLEAISK; via the coding sequence TTGAATCGTCTAACCGCCTTAGGGGTCGGGTTGGCGTTGGCTCTCGTTCCGGTAACGAATGTCGTTGTTAGTCAAGACAAAGCGGATCAGTCGAGCGAGTATCAAGCGGACGAAGCGGCGATGGCGTTGTATGCCGATGCCGCAAATTTTCAAACCGGCGGCGCTATCGACTTAGCCATTCAAGGTTGGCAGTCCTATCTGAAAGAGTTTCCGGATCATTCGATGGCGGCAAACGCTGCGCACTACTTGGGTGTTTGCTACATGCAAACTGAATCGCCAGATTACGTTGCCGCGTCTGATGCTTTTCGCAAAGCGCTTGAAAGCAAGGATTACGATCTGCGCGAAGAAAGTTTAGCGAACCAAGGTTGGTGCCTATACGCATCGGCGGGTGAGGGCGAAAATCGTGACAAAGCCCGACTGAAGCAGTCGCTAGAGGTTTACCAATCGCTTCGTAAAGAGTTTCCGAAATCGCGATTTCTGGATCGCGCTATTTTCTATTGTGGCGAGTCGGCGTATGGCATGGGCGATGCGGCCAAGGCAATTGAGTACTACAACGAACTGTTGGCATTGCCCAACGCCAAAGAGTCGTCGCTCCGGTGCGATGCTTTGTATGCTCGCGGCGTTGCGCAAGGAGACCTCGATAAATTTTCTGATGCGATGTCGTCGTTTCAGCAATTGTTAAACAGTTGTGCGGAAAGCAGTCTGGTGACCGACGTGCATTTGCGTTTGGGAGATCTGGCGATCCTGCGAGGTGAGCACGCGAAAGCGGTCGAGTCATTCGACAAGGCGTTCGAATCGACAAAGTCAGAAGAGGATCAAGCGTATGCGGTGTTTCGGCAAGCGTTCGCGTTGGTGCAAGCGGATCGTCCTGCCGAAGCGGCTGCGAAATACGAAAAACTGTTGAGCGACTTCCCGGATTCTCAGTACGCTGCTTCGGCAACACTAGCATCTGCACAAAGCATTTACCGTAGCGGCGATATCGACGAAGCCGGCAAGCGATTTGCCAAAGTTCTTGACCAGAAGAATGTCGCAGCCGCAACTGAAGCTTCGCACTGGCTTGCCAGGATTGCCATCGATCGGGGAAAGCCGGCAATCGCGACAGCAGTTGCCAGGGCTCAGATTGCGAAGGGGATCGAAGGTGACTTTGCGATGGATGTACGGCTGGATTTGGCTGAGGCGTTGTCGCTTGACCCCAAGACGATCGGTGAGTCGCTGGCACTGTTTGAAAAGGCATATCGAGATTCGCCAGAGAATCGTTTGGCGCCGCGAGCGCTCTACAACGCGGCATTCTCGGCGCTGCAAATGAACCAGCCCGACAAGGCGTTAGAGTTGGCATCGGAGTTTATCAATAAGTTCCCCAGCGACATGCTTTTGCCCGACGTCAAATTTGTTGCGGCCGAGGGGCAATTGTTGACGGGCAACCCCGCCGAAGCTGTCACGATGTATCGTGAGCTGATTTCGTCGGCAAAGAAGGATAATGTCCAGCGTCCGATCTGGGTTTTGCGTGCTGCCACGACAACGAACGCGACCGGCAAGTTTGACGATTCGATCAAGCTGCTCGAGTCTGAAATGGATTCGTTTGTCTCTTCGGCAGAAAAAGCCGAAGCTCAAATGTTAATCGGGCAAGCAGGCATGATGGCGAAACGTCCCGAGGACGCAGCCAAAGCCTTTGCTGCTGCGGCAAGTTTGGATCCGAAGGGGCCGCGGGCTGATGAGGCGATGTTAATGGTCGGGCAGGCAAACCTGGCCAGCGGTGACTCCGAAGCCGCGATCGGGATTTGGAATCAAATGATCCAGGAAAATCCTAAGTCGCGGATGTCGGACCAAGCACGATACAAGTTGGCCCAAGTCGCTAGCTCTGAGGAACAGTTCGATCGGGCAATTTCGTTTTTCGATCAGATTCTTCAGTCGGATCAAGATCCGGGTCTGTTGCCTTATGCCCAGTACGGAAAAGCGTTCGCGCAGCTTCAGGCCGGCGACTATCAGTCCGCGCTCACCAGCGTCGATGCAATGATCAATCGCTACAAGACTCATCCGCTGTTGGCCGAAGCGACGCTGACCCGTGGCATCACACTTCGCAATTTAGGAAAGTACGACAGGGCTCGCGTCGATTTAGAAACCTTTCTTGCGATTCCGCCTCGCGGCACCAATCTTGGTCACGTGCTCTATGAGTTGTCGCTCATTGATCAAGCTGAAAAGCAACCAGGAAAAGCAGCCGAAAATCTACAGCGTTTAGTTGCCGAGGTTCCGGACTATCCGTCCATGGACAAGGTGCTTTACGAGCTTGGTTGGTCGATGCAAGAAAACGGTGACAATGCCGGTGCGGTCAAACACTTCACCGCTCTGATCACCAAGTACCCGGAAACGCCGTTAGTCGCCGAGGCTTCGTACTTCATCGGCCAGCAAAATTACGGAGCGTCAAAGTGGAAAGATGCAGCGAGCTTGTTTGCGACGGCGGCCGATAAGACCAGCGATGCTGAATTGTCTGAAAAAGCTCTTTATCGTCTGGGGTGGTCGCGGTTCAAAACGGGTGACTATGAAGACGCTGAGAAAGCGTTCTTGCAACAAGCGGCCAAGCATCCCGAAGGTCGACTTAGTTTCGATGGCTTGATGATGGCTGGCGAATCACGGTTCAAGAAGGGTGACTACAAGGAAGCGCTTGCTGGATTTGGAAAGTCCCGACAACGCATTCAAAGCAATGATGAAAATTCGACATCGATTCGCGATGCGGCCGAACGCCAAGTCCGCGAACTGGCGCTTCTGCACGGCGGTCAAAGTGCGGCTCAATTGAAACAGTGGGATGAAGCGATCGGTTGGTATGAAGAACTGCGAAAGCGGTTCCCGGCAACGGACTATTTGCCACAAGTTTTTTATGAGACGGGTTTTGCTTATCAACAGAAACAGCAAAGCGAAGAGGCGCTAAAGTTCTTTGGCGAGGTCGCTGACAACTATCGAAACGAACTGGCGGCTCGAGCTCGCTTCATGATGGGGGAAATTTACTTTGGCGAGCGAAAGTTCGACAAAGCGATTCCAGAGTTCCAGCGGGTGATGTTCGGTTTTGGAGCTGAGAAAGCTCCGGATTCGATTGCGAACTGGCAAGCGAAGAGCGGATTTGAAGCTGGCCGATGTGGTGAATTGCTGTCCCAGGTCACGAAGACGGCGGCTGCAAAAGAAAAAGCGGTTCAGATCGCTCAAGGCTTCTATGATTATGTAGTCGAGAAACATCCTGATCATGAACTCGCCGAGAAGTCACGCCAGCGGTTAGAGGCGATATCCAAGTGA
- a CDS encoding DNA cytosine methyltransferase, whose protein sequence is MSLIELFCGIGGVAEAVRGLDLAPQRIDLVTSRAVDIDLDCGRVYEHNFGNVFDCQTIESIDWDRVRFHKEEPELWWLSPPCQPYCRRGRGRWDDDPRCRAILSLIDWLARRPTGLPDYLGLENVPEFASASHRDRLVDGLEAVGFNIAEIVSCPTSFGIPNRRRRYYLLASHQSAVSIEMPQDSPQKFAIADVLETVPDDASELWMDSQSVAQYASAMDVVDADDRMAVTACFASGYGKSIIRSGSYLRQSGRLRRFSPLEVSRLMGFSAAFTFPPGYSYRKQWKMLGNSLSIPVVQTLLNGLVR, encoded by the coding sequence ATGAGCTTAATAGAATTGTTTTGCGGCATCGGCGGTGTCGCCGAAGCAGTGCGCGGACTTGATCTGGCGCCGCAACGAATCGACCTTGTGACTTCACGAGCGGTCGACATTGATCTTGATTGCGGCCGAGTGTACGAGCACAACTTTGGCAATGTTTTTGATTGCCAAACAATTGAGTCAATCGATTGGGATCGCGTGCGGTTTCACAAAGAAGAACCTGAGTTGTGGTGGTTATCGCCGCCGTGCCAGCCCTATTGCCGGCGAGGCCGCGGTCGCTGGGACGATGATCCTCGCTGCCGGGCAATCTTGTCGTTGATCGATTGGTTGGCGAGGCGGCCAACTGGTTTGCCGGACTATCTGGGGCTCGAGAATGTTCCCGAGTTTGCTTCGGCGTCGCACCGCGATCGTTTGGTGGATGGTCTTGAAGCTGTGGGTTTCAACATCGCCGAAATCGTGAGTTGTCCGACATCGTTTGGGATTCCCAATCGGCGCCGGCGGTATTACTTGCTGGCGTCTCACCAGTCCGCTGTCTCGATCGAGATGCCACAGGATTCACCACAGAAGTTTGCCATTGCAGACGTATTGGAAACCGTTCCAGATGATGCATCGGAGTTGTGGATGGATTCGCAGTCGGTCGCCCAGTACGCTAGTGCCATGGACGTCGTTGACGCGGACGACCGAATGGCAGTGACGGCGTGTTTTGCCAGCGGGTACGGCAAGTCGATCATTCGTAGCGGATCGTACTTGCGTCAAAGCGGACGGTTGCGACGGTTTTCGCCATTGGAAGTCTCGCGGCTGATGGGATTCTCGGCCGCGTTTACGTTTCCGCCTGGCTATTCGTATCGCAAGCAGTGGAAGATGCTTGGAAATAGCCTTTCGATTCCAGTCGTTCAGACGCTGCTAAACGGACTGGTGCGTTGA
- a CDS encoding potassium channel protein, translating into MNRFHRNVLHRSIACRTAPAMFAMSLAFLVCQAVLVVVWVDVPDLSENALTMIDPSSPEATRLRSVLTDDVIDHRFIDVAAIVMTLVWPIVIAESVWHWLTRSWNEENRKYHWFGLLFCICPSLRMCARSPEMNYRLWLPGLGWRQANRRLRIRLEHGFSVPMIVIALMILPVLVIEFFLKAQVAEYTWLRLILHIGTGVIWFAFALEFILKVSVAEKKLAYCKKHWIDLAIISLPIFSFLRSLQVLRATKVTKLLKIQQLTKLARVYRLRGTAVKALRAVVLLDVFQRFLHRDPDRAIAKLEKRLVDLESEAKYIQRSINKLRRSRDAGNEVE; encoded by the coding sequence ATGAATCGATTTCACCGAAACGTGCTCCACCGTTCGATCGCCTGCCGCACAGCTCCGGCGATGTTCGCGATGTCGTTGGCGTTCTTGGTCTGCCAGGCCGTCCTGGTGGTCGTCTGGGTTGATGTTCCCGATCTGAGCGAAAACGCGCTCACGATGATTGATCCATCGAGTCCTGAGGCGACGCGTTTGCGATCCGTGTTGACCGATGATGTGATCGATCACCGTTTCATCGATGTTGCAGCGATTGTGATGACTTTGGTTTGGCCGATTGTGATCGCTGAATCGGTTTGGCACTGGTTGACCCGATCGTGGAATGAAGAGAATCGCAAGTACCATTGGTTCGGGTTGCTCTTTTGCATTTGCCCATCTCTACGAATGTGTGCTCGCAGTCCGGAAATGAACTACCGATTGTGGTTGCCTGGGTTGGGGTGGCGGCAAGCGAATCGTCGACTGCGAATTCGATTGGAACACGGATTCAGCGTTCCAATGATTGTGATCGCGCTGATGATATTGCCGGTATTGGTGATCGAGTTTTTCCTGAAGGCTCAGGTTGCCGAGTACACGTGGCTGCGTCTGATTTTGCACATCGGAACAGGCGTGATCTGGTTTGCTTTTGCGCTCGAGTTTATTTTGAAGGTCTCGGTCGCGGAAAAAAAACTGGCGTACTGCAAAAAGCACTGGATCGATTTGGCCATCATCTCGTTGCCGATCTTTTCCTTCTTGCGGTCGCTGCAAGTGTTGCGAGCGACCAAGGTGACGAAACTGTTGAAGATCCAGCAGTTGACGAAATTGGCACGGGTTTATCGGTTGCGAGGAACCGCGGTGAAGGCGCTTCGCGCGGTCGTCCTGTTAGACGTTTTCCAGCGTTTCCTGCATCGAGACCCTGATCGAGCGATTGCAAAGCTGGAAAAACGATTGGTTGATCTGGAATCCGAAGCCAAGTATATCCAGCGTTCGATCAATAAGCTCAGGCGGAGCCGTGACGCTGGAAACGAAGTAGAATGA
- a CDS encoding prenyltransferase/squalene oxidase repeat-containing protein, with translation MTRHTGTTADERSSNERLWPLDLSIAALAGLVLYLVITQLSFTDPRWQFNATTYAVAVPLVALVLAYFVRGIVSNYVHKSLQLGFLFSVLVHLLLLMLAVNVIIFSRYFPDAFTGVKPERSPVRRTVPEYLFKTSEERTTQPDWSKLAEAETTSPVMPIEQRQLPPVEHTAPELEMPKLQDPIKRPIQKHLIKREKPVESLPQPSDSPSKLARRVESKSPSVDAAASSPVAPEVPVQVDTKPFMVERQADSPSRAKATAIDRQLPPMQQAEESPIQSPSLAGARQRSEAEPTVGDSGVTRKRRDHSIANRPNPVGSAPAPPTVAVARISETADRMISPVETPMSRQGKTSGAQLSLGESPSAVSPSPSSQKFSGELRSTRDLAAAAGVPEVATGSALRAPGRARQTTAGAGFSPAGLPDPSGMLAVIAESMVESPGAEVDDRPSFAESTRRPSSMDIARSTFTPSMSGPTFDLPIDDGPIGLADIIGRTTGVVPSNQPPQVASIDLTPGTRRRLDVGGPVTPFGTKIAAVESFSRRVQRTQGGQMATPAGMVGPATEEAIENGLAYLASTQNKDGSWSLQGHGSDVVLQTDTAATGLCLLAFQGAGYTHREHQYADTVSRGLKFLIDNQRTNGDLYRSENPLTDLNVAFYSHGIASLAMCEAYGMTKDEELRQPAQLCLNYIAGTQNRSLGGWRYVAQVSSDTSVTGWMMMALKSGELSGLEVSELTYKRIDRWLDLAQSPDRDDRYRYNPEAPDTPTQRHGRFPTRTMTAVGILMRMYSGWRRDTDAMRSAADYLLEYPPQMGTAQSPQRDAYYWYYATQVMFHMGGDHWKRWNGSLTPILLESQVSDGPDAGSWDPVDPVPDRWSVHAGRLYVTTMNLLNLEVYYRHLPIYEETAEP, from the coding sequence GTGACTCGGCACACTGGCACGACTGCAGATGAACGGTCGTCAAACGAACGTTTGTGGCCGCTGGATTTGTCGATCGCAGCGCTGGCTGGTCTTGTGCTGTATCTGGTCATAACTCAGCTTTCGTTTACCGATCCTCGCTGGCAATTCAATGCGACTACTTACGCCGTGGCGGTTCCCTTGGTGGCGCTAGTACTCGCGTATTTTGTTCGCGGCATCGTTTCGAACTATGTTCATAAGTCGCTGCAGTTGGGGTTTCTGTTCAGCGTGCTGGTTCACTTGTTGCTGCTGATGTTGGCCGTGAATGTGATCATCTTCAGTCGTTATTTCCCTGATGCCTTTACGGGCGTAAAACCTGAACGATCTCCGGTGCGACGAACGGTTCCTGAGTATTTGTTCAAGACGAGCGAAGAGCGAACCACTCAACCGGATTGGTCGAAGCTGGCCGAAGCCGAAACGACTTCGCCAGTGATGCCGATCGAGCAGCGTCAATTGCCACCGGTCGAGCATACAGCACCCGAGTTGGAGATGCCCAAGCTGCAGGATCCCATTAAACGACCGATCCAGAAGCACTTGATCAAGCGAGAGAAGCCGGTCGAATCGTTGCCTCAGCCGAGTGATTCGCCATCCAAGTTGGCGCGTCGAGTGGAGTCTAAGTCACCGTCGGTGGATGCGGCTGCGTCATCACCGGTTGCGCCCGAGGTTCCTGTGCAAGTGGACACCAAGCCTTTCATGGTGGAGCGGCAAGCTGATTCGCCATCGCGAGCGAAGGCGACCGCGATTGATCGGCAGTTGCCGCCGATGCAGCAGGCTGAGGAATCACCAATCCAGTCGCCGTCATTGGCTGGGGCGAGGCAACGCAGCGAGGCAGAACCGACGGTCGGTGATTCGGGTGTGACACGAAAGCGACGTGACCATTCGATTGCCAATCGGCCAAATCCGGTGGGTTCGGCGCCCGCCCCGCCAACCGTCGCCGTTGCCCGAATATCTGAAACGGCCGATCGAATGATTTCGCCAGTCGAGACTCCGATGTCTCGGCAAGGCAAAACATCGGGGGCTCAGTTGAGTCTTGGTGAGTCACCGTCTGCTGTTTCGCCATCTCCATCATCGCAGAAGTTCTCGGGCGAGCTCCGCTCGACGAGAGACTTGGCTGCTGCGGCTGGAGTTCCCGAGGTGGCGACGGGCTCGGCATTGCGGGCTCCGGGGCGAGCGAGACAGACAACCGCTGGTGCTGGGTTTTCGCCGGCTGGATTGCCGGATCCAAGTGGTATGCTGGCTGTGATCGCTGAAAGCATGGTTGAATCGCCAGGAGCCGAAGTCGACGACCGGCCTTCCTTTGCTGAGTCGACTCGGCGGCCAAGTTCGATGGACATAGCCAGGTCGACGTTCACGCCGTCGATGTCAGGTCCGACCTTTGATTTGCCCATTGATGATGGACCGATCGGTTTGGCGGACATCATCGGGCGTACCACTGGCGTTGTTCCATCGAACCAGCCGCCCCAAGTTGCATCGATTGACTTAACACCAGGAACTCGCCGTCGTTTGGATGTTGGCGGCCCCGTGACTCCGTTTGGTACTAAGATCGCAGCGGTCGAATCGTTCAGCCGCCGAGTTCAGCGAACACAAGGTGGCCAAATGGCGACGCCGGCGGGGATGGTCGGCCCAGCCACCGAAGAGGCAATCGAAAATGGTCTGGCGTACTTGGCCAGCACTCAAAACAAGGACGGCAGTTGGTCGTTGCAAGGTCACGGTTCAGACGTCGTTTTGCAGACTGATACAGCGGCAACGGGGCTCTGTTTATTGGCTTTTCAAGGCGCCGGGTACACGCACCGTGAACACCAGTATGCCGATACGGTCAGCCGCGGATTGAAGTTTTTGATTGATAATCAACGCACCAACGGTGACCTGTACCGAAGCGAAAATCCGCTGACGGATCTGAACGTTGCTTTTTACTCGCACGGTATAGCCTCGCTGGCAATGTGCGAAGCGTATGGAATGACAAAGGACGAAGAACTGCGACAGCCAGCCCAGCTATGTTTGAATTACATCGCTGGAACTCAGAATCGTTCGCTAGGCGGTTGGCGTTATGTGGCGCAGGTCAGCAGCGATACCAGCGTTACGGGTTGGATGATGATGGCGCTGAAGAGCGGCGAGTTGTCGGGGTTGGAGGTTTCTGAGTTAACTTACAAGCGTATCGATCGATGGTTGGACTTGGCGCAAAGCCCCGATCGAGACGACCGATATCGTTACAACCCAGAGGCCCCCGATACGCCGACCCAGCGGCACGGACGTTTTCCGACTCGCACCATGACGGCGGTCGGAATCTTGATGCGAATGTATTCAGGTTGGCGTCGAGATACCGATGCGATGCGCTCGGCGGCGGACTACTTGCTAGAGTATCCTCCGCAAATGGGAACGGCTCAGTCACCTCAACGCGACGCTTACTATTGGTATTATGCGACGCAGGTGATGTTTCACATGGGCGGCGACCATTGGAAACGTTGGAACGGATCCCTGACTCCAATTCTGCTTGAAAGCCAAGTCAGCGATGGGCCCGATGCTGGTAGTTGGGATCCGGTAGATCCGGTGCCGGATCGGTGGAGTGTTCATGCGGGGCGACTCTACGTGACGACGATGAATCTATTGAATCTGGAAGTCTATTATCGCCATTTGCCCATCTACGAAGAGACGGCGGAACCATAG